In a single window of the Hydrogenobaculum sp. 3684 genome:
- a CDS encoding 3-dehydroquinate synthase II → MKEKEFILWSKEKSAITTALESGVKAIIVESEEEAKNVSKLGKIETWVLGEDIEYIKILNKEDELRAAKSPKKVLVETTDWTIIPLENIIAQKEDVYVIVKSEEEAKTALNILEKGVKGVVLKDPDLNLIKKISNVVEPKEKLNLVEAEILRVLPVGMGDRVCVDTTSILKKAEGMLVGNSSGGMLLVAAETEENPYVASRPFRVNAGAVHMYTKVPNNKTIYLCEAEAGKPVMVYDKDGNGRTVYVGRAKIERRPMLLVEAISNGKKLSAVLQNAETIRLVKPDGELISVVELKKGDSVLGYIEQEGRHFGMKVDETITEK, encoded by the coding sequence ATGAAAGAGAAAGAATTTATACTGTGGTCTAAAGAGAAAAGTGCTATCACAACCGCTTTAGAGTCTGGCGTAAAAGCTATAATAGTAGAATCAGAAGAAGAGGCAAAAAACGTAAGTAAGTTAGGTAAAATAGAAACGTGGGTACTGGGAGAAGATATAGAGTATATAAAGATTTTAAATAAAGAAGATGAGTTAAGGGCTGCCAAATCTCCGAAAAAGGTATTGGTAGAAACCACAGATTGGACTATAATTCCATTGGAAAACATTATAGCTCAAAAAGAAGATGTATATGTTATAGTAAAATCTGAAGAAGAAGCAAAAACTGCATTAAATATATTGGAAAAAGGCGTAAAGGGTGTTGTTTTAAAAGACCCTGATTTAAACCTTATAAAGAAAATATCAAACGTAGTAGAACCAAAAGAAAAATTAAACCTTGTAGAAGCTGAAATTTTAAGAGTATTGCCAGTAGGCATGGGAGATAGAGTTTGTGTAGACACAACTTCTATATTAAAGAAAGCAGAAGGTATGCTAGTGGGCAACTCTTCCGGCGGAATGCTTTTGGTGGCGGCAGAAACAGAAGAAAACCCCTACGTTGCTTCAAGACCTTTTAGAGTGAACGCTGGTGCTGTACATATGTATACCAAAGTACCCAACAATAAAACTATATACTTGTGTGAAGCAGAAGCTGGAAAACCTGTGATGGTATACGATAAAGACGGCAACGGAAGGACAGTTTACGTAGGAAGAGCAAAGATCGAAAGAAGACCTATGCTTTTAGTAGAAGCTATCTCAAACGGCAAAAAACTATCAGCGGTGCTTCAAAACGCAGAAACTATAAGGCTTGTAAAACCAGATGGAGAACTTATATCTGTGGTAGAACTAAAAAAAGGCGATAGTGTGTTAGGATATATAGAACAAGAAGGAAGACATTTTGGTATGAAAGTAGACGAAACCATCACAGAAAAATGA
- a CDS encoding aminotransferase class I/II-fold pyridoxal phosphate-dependent enzyme, translated as MFKHIKPFIVMDILKKASSFEDAIHLEIGEPDLAPSPNVLKHLQNAINSSYFGYTEAKGLKTLRDAISTYYRNFYNIEISPERIIITTGSSGAFSLIFGLLEGKNIALQDPGYPCYENIAYAFDKNIVKIPVFEDTSFQITKEHLKNVEFDLLLISSVSNPTGIVYSEDNLQDIIEFCEANKKIFVCDEIYHGLTYDKSIKTALSFSDNAFIINSFSKFFCMPGFRIGWMIVPERYIEDVERLSQNMFISAPTLSQYAALGAFDYEYLNFVRDTFKERRDFFYKELKDIFNIPVKPEGAFYVWADISKYNIPSKEFCDFLFEKTRVAITPGIDFGTNQTDRFVRFSFAKDIAYLKEAISRIKNVL; from the coding sequence ATGTTTAAACATATAAAACCCTTTATCGTAATGGACATTCTAAAAAAAGCATCATCCTTTGAAGATGCGATACATCTTGAAATTGGAGAACCTGATTTAGCACCATCCCCAAATGTTTTAAAACATCTTCAAAATGCTATAAATAGCAGTTATTTTGGTTATACTGAAGCAAAAGGCTTAAAAACCCTAAGAGATGCTATATCAACTTACTACAGAAATTTCTACAACATAGAAATATCACCAGAAAGAATCATCATAACTACTGGTTCCTCAGGAGCTTTTTCTTTGATATTTGGGCTTTTAGAAGGAAAAAACATAGCTTTACAAGATCCAGGTTATCCTTGCTACGAAAACATAGCTTACGCTTTTGATAAAAATATAGTAAAAATACCTGTTTTCGAGGATACAAGCTTCCAAATCACAAAAGAGCATTTAAAAAACGTTGAATTTGATTTACTTTTAATCTCTTCAGTTTCAAATCCCACTGGTATTGTATACAGCGAAGATAATCTACAAGATATAATAGAATTTTGTGAAGCAAATAAAAAGATCTTTGTGTGTGATGAAATATATCATGGACTTACTTACGATAAAAGCATAAAAACTGCCCTTTCTTTTAGCGATAACGCTTTTATAATAAATAGCTTTTCTAAGTTCTTTTGTATGCCAGGATTTAGAATAGGTTGGATGATAGTACCAGAACGGTATATAGAGGACGTAGAAAGGCTATCTCAGAATATGTTTATAAGCGCTCCTACTTTATCCCAATACGCTGCTTTAGGAGCTTTTGATTATGAATATCTTAACTTCGTTAGGGATACTTTTAAAGAAAGAAGAGACTTCTTTTATAAAGAATTAAAAGACATATTTAATATACCAGTAAAACCAGAAGGAGCTTTTTATGTATGGGCTGATATATCAAAATACAATATTCCATCGAAAGAATTTTGCGATTTTCTGTTTGAAAAAACAAGGGTGGCAATTACACCTGGAATAGATTTTGGCACCAATCAAACCGATAGATTTGTAAGATTTTCTTTTGCAAAGGATATAGCATATTTAAAAGAAGCTATATCTCGCATAAAAAACGTGCTATAA
- the rpe gene encoding ribulose-phosphate 3-epimerase: protein MKYLAPSILSADFWNLGKDIEATLKGGADIIHFDVMDGAFVPNITVGPYVLERLKEKIPHVTFDAHLMINNPDAYIKEFVEAGASMVSVHIENVPHIHRTVELIKSLGAKAGVAINPGTSLEAIDEIIHYVDYILLMSVNPGFGGQSFIDRSTVRAKSLKQRILEKGLNCLVEMDGGLKFSNLHLVKEYVDIFVIGSGIFKEKDIESITRKIKDFINNV, encoded by the coding sequence ATGAAATACCTTGCTCCTTCAATACTTTCTGCTGATTTTTGGAATTTAGGTAAAGATATAGAGGCTACGTTAAAAGGCGGGGCAGATATAATACACTTTGATGTAATGGACGGGGCTTTTGTACCAAATATCACAGTAGGACCTTATGTTTTAGAGCGTTTAAAAGAAAAAATACCTCATGTTACTTTTGACGCTCATCTTATGATAAACAATCCAGATGCCTATATAAAAGAGTTTGTAGAAGCTGGGGCGTCTATGGTATCTGTTCACATAGAAAATGTACCTCATATTCATAGGACTGTTGAGCTGATAAAAAGCTTGGGAGCAAAAGCAGGTGTTGCCATCAATCCCGGTACATCCTTAGAAGCTATTGATGAAATAATACACTATGTAGACTATATACTGCTTATGTCTGTTAATCCAGGTTTTGGTGGTCAGAGCTTTATAGATCGTTCAACTGTTCGTGCTAAAAGCCTAAAACAAAGAATTTTAGAAAAAGGTTTAAATTGTCTTGTAGAAATGGATGGTGGATTGAAATTTAGCAATTTGCACCTTGTAAAAGAATATGTCGATATATTTGTTATAGGCTCTGGTATATTTAAAGAAAAAGACATAGAATCCATCACTAGAAAAATAAAAGATTTTATAAACAATGTTTAA
- the speE gene encoding polyamine aminopropyltransferase yields MKDVYFMERDPYAPIRHCYGISKILYEGKSKYQEIQVVESHYFGKMLILDGVVQFTEKNEFFYHEMLTHPVMFAHKNPQNVLIIGGGDGGILREVLKHKSVKKAVLVDIDKDVVEVSKKFFPTVACSMDDPRAIILNEDGFKYIQDYKNEFDVIIVDSTDPVGFAHVLTTEEFFKYVFEALKEDGIYVGQSESLHYHLDIVVRFQKALKKNFPIVDLYTTVIPVYAGYWWSFSVGSKVYNPREISREVDVETRFYSDEIHKNAFLPPNFYQKILNGNFKY; encoded by the coding sequence ATGAAAGATGTATATTTTATGGAGAGAGATCCTTATGCACCTATAAGACATTGTTATGGCATAAGCAAAATCCTTTACGAAGGCAAGTCAAAATATCAAGAGATTCAAGTAGTAGAGTCCCATTACTTTGGTAAAATGTTGATACTCGATGGTGTAGTACAATTTACAGAAAAAAATGAGTTTTTCTATCACGAAATGCTAACTCATCCTGTAATGTTTGCCCATAAAAATCCCCAAAATGTGCTAATAATAGGTGGAGGAGACGGTGGCATCCTAAGAGAGGTTTTAAAACACAAGTCTGTAAAGAAAGCTGTATTGGTGGATATAGACAAAGACGTAGTAGAAGTGTCCAAAAAGTTTTTCCCCACCGTCGCTTGTTCGATGGATGATCCTAGAGCTATAATACTAAATGAAGATGGTTTTAAATACATTCAAGACTATAAAAATGAATTTGACGTTATCATAGTAGACTCTACAGATCCTGTTGGTTTTGCACATGTACTTACCACAGAAGAATTCTTTAAATATGTGTTTGAAGCTTTAAAAGAAGATGGTATATATGTTGGCCAATCTGAATCTTTGCACTATCATCTTGATATAGTTGTGCGTTTTCAAAAAGCTTTGAAAAAAAACTTTCCTATAGTAGACCTTTACACCACCGTTATACCAGTATACGCTGGGTATTGGTGGAGTTTTTCAGTGGGTTCCAAAGTTTACAATCCACGGGAAATATCAAGAGAAGTTGATGTAGAAACGAGATTTTACTCAGATGAAATACACAAAAACGCATTTTTGCCACCAAACTTTTATCAAAAGATTTTAAACGGTAATTTTAAATATTGA